AAGGGTCTCAAGGCTTATGGCCACCATATAGGGCTGCGAGATCGTCTGGGCATTTCCGATGGGAAGGGCGCGATCCGAATAGGCTTTATCGTGGAACACCTCGGGTGCAAACAAATGGCGCGGAACGCGTCGCATCGCGGCAATCACACTTTTATCCTTGATGCCCCGGTCAAGGAGTTGCGTCTGGATCATCTCCTCACACATCCGTGCCCAGCGGCTATCCGTTTTTGGGCCACTCCCGAAAAATGATGGGTTCATCAAAAGTTCCATTTTTCTATGCTTTTGATGGCATCGAAATCCGTGAGGTCTAAACGAATGGGCGTTACCGAAATGAAATTGTTCACTATGGCATCGAAATCCGTGTCAGGCTCGCGAACCCAATTCAAGCCGCTTCCCCCTATCCAGAAATATTCCCTGCCACGCGGATCGATTTTCTCGACAATGGCGTCACCATAAATTCGCTTTCCCTGGCGAGTGACGCGGACACCCCGGCATTTATCGAGTGGGATATTGGGCACATTAACGTTTAAAAGCACTCCCTCACCCAAGCCGTTTTGAAGAACCTGTTTAGTGATCTTCTGAGCAAAATCCTGGGCCAACTCGAAATTCAACACCTCGCCGTTTTCATGAGAGAGCGACATCGCTACGGCGGGGATACCGAGAAGGGTCGCCTCCATCGCGGCGGCCACTGTTCCCGAATAGGTGATGTCGTCGCCCAGATTACCCCCCTTGTTGATGCCCGAGAGGACAATATCGGGTGGTGCATCCTTGAACAGACCATTAAGTGCCAGGTTGATACAATCAGTGGGCGTGCCGTCAACGGCGCACCAACCCTCCTTGAACACGTCTATTCTCAGGGGCCGATGAAGGCTCAGAGAGTGACCTGCCGCGCTTTGCTCTCGGTCAGGCGCCACGACAGAAACCTGCCCGAGCGCACTC
The window above is part of the Nitrospinaceae bacterium genome. Proteins encoded here:
- the surE gene encoding 5'/3'-nucleotidase SurE codes for the protein MARILLSNDDGVTSEGLLALHQSVSALGQVSVVAPDREQSAAGHSLSLHRPLRIDVFKEGWCAVDGTPTDCINLALNGLFKDAPPDIVLSGINKGGNLGDDITYSGTVAAAMEATLLGIPAVAMSLSHENGEVLNFELAQDFAQKITKQVLQNGLGEGVLLNVNVPNIPLDKCRGVRVTRQGKRIYGDAIVEKIDPRGREYFWIGGSGLNWVREPDTDFDAIVNNFISVTPIRLDLTDFDAIKSIEKWNF